In one Mauremys mutica isolate MM-2020 ecotype Southern chromosome 3, ASM2049712v1, whole genome shotgun sequence genomic region, the following are encoded:
- the LOC123365983 gene encoding DNA replication complex GINS protein PSF1 isoform X1, whose product MFGERAAELVRGLHRAADGHLPAFNEDGIRQVLEEMKALYEQNQADVNEAKSGRSDLIRAIKFRHCSLLRNRRCVVAYLYDRLLWIRALRWEYGSVLPNDLRFHMSAEETEWFNQYKKSLATYMRSLGGEEGLDLTQDMKPPKSLYIEVRCLKDHGEFEIDDGTTILLKKNSQHFLPRWKCEQLIRQGVLEHVLS is encoded by the exons atgTTCGGCGAACGGGCCGCGGAGCTGGTGCGGGGGCTGCACCGCGCCGCCGACGGGCACCTCCCCGCCTTCAAC GAGGATGGAATCCGACAAGTTCTTGAGGAGATGAAAGCTTTATATGAACAGAACCAGGCTGATGT AAATGAGGCTAAATCAGGACGAAGTGACTTGATCCGAGCAATCAAATTTCGTCATTGTTCTCTGCTGCGAAATCGACGATGTGTTGTTGCATACCT GTATGACCGGTTGCTTTGGATCCGAGCCCTCAGGTGGGAGTATGGTAGTGTCTTGCCAAATGACCTCCGATTTCACATGTCTGCTGAAGAA ACGGAGTGGTTCAATCAGTATAAAAAGTCTCTTGCTACCTACATGAGATCCTTAGGAGGAGAGGAAGGGCTGGACCTCACACAGGACATGAAACCTCCCAAAAGCTTATACATCGAA GTTCGGTGTTTAAAGGATCATGGAGAATTTGAGATTGACGATGGTACAACAATTCTGTTGAAGAAGAATAGCCAG CATTTTTTACCACGCTGGAAATGTGAACAGTTAATCAGACAAGGAGTTCTGGAGCATGTTCTGTCATGA
- the LOC123365983 gene encoding DNA replication complex GINS protein PSF1 isoform X2, with the protein MKALYEQNQADVNEAKSGRSDLIRAIKFRHCSLLRNRRCVVAYLYDRLLWIRALRWEYGSVLPNDLRFHMSAEETEWFNQYKKSLATYMRSLGGEEGLDLTQDMKPPKSLYIEVRCLKDHGEFEIDDGTTILLKKNSQHFLPRWKCEQLIRQGVLEHVLS; encoded by the exons ATGAAAGCTTTATATGAACAGAACCAGGCTGATGT AAATGAGGCTAAATCAGGACGAAGTGACTTGATCCGAGCAATCAAATTTCGTCATTGTTCTCTGCTGCGAAATCGACGATGTGTTGTTGCATACCT GTATGACCGGTTGCTTTGGATCCGAGCCCTCAGGTGGGAGTATGGTAGTGTCTTGCCAAATGACCTCCGATTTCACATGTCTGCTGAAGAA ACGGAGTGGTTCAATCAGTATAAAAAGTCTCTTGCTACCTACATGAGATCCTTAGGAGGAGAGGAAGGGCTGGACCTCACACAGGACATGAAACCTCCCAAAAGCTTATACATCGAA GTTCGGTGTTTAAAGGATCATGGAGAATTTGAGATTGACGATGGTACAACAATTCTGTTGAAGAAGAATAGCCAG CATTTTTTACCACGCTGGAAATGTGAACAGTTAATCAGACAAGGAGTTCTGGAGCATGTTCTGTCATGA
- the LOC123365982 gene encoding DNA replication complex GINS protein PSF1-like: MFGERAAELVRGLHRAADGHLPAFNEDGIRQVLEEMKALYEQNQADVNEAKSGRSDLIRAIKFRHCSLLRNRRCVVAYLYDRLLRIRALRWEYGSVLPNDLRFHMSAEETEWFNQYKKSLATYMRSLGGEEGLDLTQDMKPPKSLYIEVRCLKDHGEFEIDDGTTILLKKNSQHFLPRWKCEQLIRQGVLEHVLS; the protein is encoded by the exons atgTTCGGCGAGCGGGCCGCGGAGCTGGTGCGGGGGCTGCACCGCGCCGCCGACGGGCACCTCCCCGCCTTCAAC GAGGATGGAATCCGACAAGTTCTTGAGGAGATGAAAGCTTTATATGAACAGAACCAGGCTGATGT AAATGAGGCTAAATCAGGACGAAGTGACTTGATCCGAGCAATCAAATTTCGTCATTGTTCTCTGCTGCGAAATCGACGATGTGTTGTTGCATACCT GTATGACCGGTTGCTTCGGATCCGAGCCCTCAGGTGGGAGTATGGTAGTGTCTTGCCAAATGACCTCCGATTTCACATGTCTGCTGAAGAA ACGGAGTGGTTCAATCAGTATAAAAAGTCTCTTGCTACCTACATGAGATCCTTAGGAGGAGAGGAAGGGCTGGACCTCACACAGGACATGAAACCTCCCAAAAGCTTATACATCGAA GTTCGGTGTTTAAAGGATCATGGAGAATTTGAGATTGACGATGGTACAACAATTCTGTTGAAGAAGAATAGCCAG CATTTTTTACCACGCTGGAAATGTGAACAGTTAATCAGACAAGGAGTTCTGGAGCATGTTCTGTCATGA